One stretch of Gouania willdenowi chromosome 16, fGouWil2.1, whole genome shotgun sequence DNA includes these proteins:
- the LOC114477869 gene encoding transmembrane protein 107-like isoform X1, which yields MSAVNSLIPARFLTIISHLVIVITIFWSRDNNVKASLPLDYSQDQYDSEDTKLVVALAVTLGLFAIELAGFFSGVSMFNSSQGLLSTGVHACASVALLFFLFEQWECDIYWWILAICSVLPAFVEIIIFIAVFGLKKKPL from the exons ATGTCAGCAGTCAACAGTCTCATCCCTGCACGGTTTCTCACCATCATATCTCACCTTGTCATCGTTATCACCATTTTCTGGTCAAGG GATAATAATGTGAAGGCGAGTTTGCCATTGGACTACTCACAGGATCAGTATGACAGCGAGGACACAAA GTTGGTGGTGGCGTTGGCGGTCACTCTCGGCCTGTTTGCGATAGAGCTGGCTGGTTTCTTCTCTGGAGTGTCCATGTTTAACAGCAGCCAAGGTCTCCTGT CAACAGGAGTCCATGCCTGTGCCTCTGTAGCTCTACTTTTCTTTCTATTTGAGCAGTGGGAGTGTGACATCTACTGGTGGATCCTGGCCATCTGCAG TGTGCTGCCTGCTTTTGTGGAGATCATTATCTTTATTGCAGTTTTTGGACTAAAGAAGAAGCCGCTATGA
- the LOC114477869 gene encoding transmembrane protein 107-like isoform X2, whose translation MSAVNSLIPARFLTIISHLVIVITIFWSRDNNVKASLPLDYSQDQYDSEDTKLVVALAVTLGLFAIELAGFFSGVSMFNSSQGLLSLAVHCSASVSLSFFVFEKWECWTYWVIFAFCSVLPAFVEIIIFIAVFGLKKKPL comes from the exons ATGTCAGCAGTCAACAGTCTCATCCCTGCACGGTTTCTCACCATCATATCTCACCTTGTCATCGTTATCACCATTTTCTGGTCAAGG GATAATAATGTGAAGGCGAGTTTGCCATTGGACTACTCACAGGATCAGTATGACAGCGAGGACACAAA GTTGGTGGTGGCGTTGGCGGTCACTCTCGGCCTGTTTGCGATAGAGCTGGCTGGTTTCTTCTCTGGAGTGTCCATGTTTAACAGCAGCCAAGGTCTCCTGT CACTGGCTGTGCACTGTAGTGCATCGGTGTCCTTATCTTTCTTTGTGTTTGAGAAATGGGAGTGCTGGACTTATTGGGTTATTTTTGCCTTCTGCAG TGTGCTGCCTGCTTTTGTGGAGATCATTATCTTTATTGCAGTTTTTGGACTAAAGAAGAAGCCGCTATGA